A DNA window from Scylla paramamosain isolate STU-SP2022 chromosome 10, ASM3559412v1, whole genome shotgun sequence contains the following coding sequences:
- the LOC135104463 gene encoding small ribosomal subunit protein eS21-like isoform X1 has protein sequence MQNDAGEYVDLYVPRKCSASNRIIHAKDHASIQINIAEVDESTGRMTGQYKTYAICGDIRKMGESDDCLARLAKKDLILPKNY, from the exons ATGCAGAACGACGCTGGAGAATACGTGGACCTCTATGTTCCCAGGAAGTGCTCTGCCTCCAACCGGATCATCCATGCCAAGGACCATGCCTCCATCCAGATCAACATTGCTGAG GTGGATGAGAGCACTGGCAGGATGACTGGCCAGTACAAGACTTATGCCATCTGTGGGGATATTAGGAAGATG GGGGAGTCTGATGATTGCCTTGCTCGTCTGGCCAAGAAAGATTTGATCCTCCCCAA gaattactaa
- the LOC135104463 gene encoding small ribosomal subunit protein eS21-like isoform X2 has translation MLISLGLAALTQTYNVHLDLQVRMDADGQLCELLINLGLARAGDVWQVLGGGISRPNTKEVTDNMQNDAGEYVDLYVPRKCSASNRIIHAKDHASIQINIAEVDESTGRMTGQYKTYAICGDIRKMGESDDCLARLAKKDLILPKNY, from the exons ATGCTGATTTCACTAGGTTTAGCAGCCCTTACCCAAACGTATAATGTTCACCTTGATCTGCAGGTTCGCATG GATGCGGATGGGCAGTTGTGTGAGTTGCTCATCAATTTGGGCCTGGCAAGAGCTGGAGATGTGTGGCAGGTACTCGGGGGGGGCATCAGTCGGCCCAACACAAAAg AAGTAACTGACAACATGCAGAACGACGCTGGAGAATACGTGGACCTCTATGTTCCCAGGAAGTGCTCTGCCTCCAACCGGATCATCCATGCCAAGGACCATGCCTCCATCCAGATCAACATTGCTGAG GTGGATGAGAGCACTGGCAGGATGACTGGCCAGTACAAGACTTATGCCATCTGTGGGGATATTAGGAAGATG GGGGAGTCTGATGATTGCCTTGCTCGTCTGGCCAAGAAAGATTTGATCCTCCCCAA gaattactaa